The following are encoded in a window of Acinonyx jubatus isolate Ajub_Pintada_27869175 chromosome D4, VMU_Ajub_asm_v1.0, whole genome shotgun sequence genomic DNA:
- the LOC106988273 gene encoding surfeit locus protein 1 isoform X1 has protein sequence MARPPSGLEAGAARTTWAGGGARRRPGSRRLSSRKRRRGGEMAAAAVRWLGFRAARPAPAPARAVRRSVLAVPLRPGLETFLGLAWSPSRCGSSAAEAPATKAEDDSFVQWFLLLIPATAFGLGTWQVQRRKWKLKLIAELESRVMAEPIPLPADPMELKNLEYRPVKVRGHFDHSKELYMMPRTMVDPAREAREAGRLSSSPESGAYVITPFRCTELGITILVNRGFVPRKKVNPDTRPKGQIEGEVDLVGMVRLTETRKPFVPENNPERNHWHYRDLEAMARLTGADPIFIDADFKSTVPGGPIGGQTRVTLRNEHMQYIITWYGLCAATSYLWFKKFLRRTSGV, from the exons ATGGCTCGGCCGCCCTCGGGGCTGGAAGCCGGCGCCGCTCGCACCACgtgggccgggggcggggctcgGCGGCGCCCCGGAAGCAGACGCCTCTCGTCCCGGAAGCGCCGGCGGGGCGGGgagatggcggcggcggcggtgcgGTGGCTGGGGTTTCGCGCTGCGCGGCCGGCGCCG GCCCCGGCGCGCGCCGTCCGGAGGAGCGTCCTTGCGGTCCCCCTGCGCCCAG GATTGGAAACCTTCCTAGGGTTGGCCTGGAGCCCAAGCAGGTGTGGTAGTTCTGCAGCTGAAGCACCTGCCACCAAAGCGGAGGATGACTCCTTTGTCCAGTGGTTCCTGCTTCTCATTCCTGCGACTGCCTTTGGCCTGGGGACCTGGCAG GTCCAGCGTCGGAAGTGGAAGCTGAAGCTCATAGCAGAGCTCGAGTCTAGAGTTATGGCTGAGCCCATCCCTCTGCCAGCAGA CCCAATGGAACTGAAGAACCTGGAGTACAGGCCAGTGAAGGTCAGGGGGCACTTTGACCACTCCAAGGAGCTGTACATGATGCCTCGGACGATGGTGGACCCGGCCCGGGAGGCCCGGGAGGCCGGCCGCCTCTCTTCGTCGCCAGAGAGCGGGGCCTACGTCATCACCCCCTTCCGCTGCACAGAGCTGGG AATCACCATTCTGGTAAATAGAGGGTTTGTCCCCAGGAAGAAAGTGAATCCAGATACACGGCCGAAAGGCCAG ATCGAGGGAGAAGTGGACCTAGTTGGGATGGTGAGGCTGACAGAAACCAGGAAGCCCTTTGTCCCTGAGAACAATCCAGAAAGAAATCACTGGCATTACCGGGACCTGGAGGCCATGGCTAGGCTCACAGGCGCAGACCCCATTTTCATTGATGCTGACTTCA AGAGCACCGTCCCTGGGGGACCCATTGGAGGGCAAACCCGAGTCACTCTGAGGAACGAGCACATGCAATACATCATCACCTG GTATGGACTCTGTGCAGCTACGTCATACCTGTGGTTTAAGAAATTCCTACGTCGGACTTCTGGTGTGTGA
- the MED22 gene encoding mediator of RNA polymerase II transcription subunit 22 — protein sequence MAQQRALPQSKETLLQSYNKRLKDDIKSIMDNFTEIIKTAKIEDETQVSRATQGEQDNYEMHVRAANIVRAGESLMKLVSDLKQFLILNDFPSVNEAIDQRNQQLRALQEECDRKLIALRDEISIDLYELEEEYYSSSSSLCEANDLPLCEAYWRLDLDTDSADGLSAPVLASPEPSAGPLQAAAPAHSHATGPGPTEHA from the exons ATGGCCCAGCAGAGAGCCCTGCCGCAGAGCAAGGAGACACTGTTGCAGTCTTACAACAAGCGGCTCAAGGATGACATCAAGTCCATCATGGACAACTTCACCGAGATCATCAAGACTGCCAAG ATCGAGGATGAGACTCAAGTGTCGAGGGCCACTCAGGGCGAGCAGGACAATTATGAGATGCACGTGCGAGCTGCCAACATC GTCCGAGCCGGCGAGTCCCTGATGAAACTGGTGTCTGACCTCAAGCAGTTTCTCATCCTCAATGACTTCCCATCGGTGAACGAGGCCATCGACCAGCGCAACCAGCAGCTGCGAGCCCTGCAGGAAGAGTGTGATCGGAAGCTCATCGCCCTGCGGGATGAGATCTCCATCGACCTGTACGAGCTGGAGGAGGAGTATTACTCGTCCAG CTCAAGTCTTTGCGAAGCTAATGACCTGCCTCTGTGCGAAGCTTACTGGAGGCTGGACCTCGACACAGACTCTGCTGATGGCCTCTCAGCCCCTGTGCTGGCGTCCCCGGAGCCCAGCGCTGGCCCCCTGCAGGCTGCAGCCCCTGCCCACTCCCATGCCACTGGCCCCGGCCCCACAGAGCACGCCTGA
- the SURF2 gene encoding surfeit locus protein 2 codes for MSEPPAEVLAFLREHPSLRLEPGAAKVKCALTGHELPCRLPELQVYTRGKKYRRLVSASPAFDYAEFEPHIVPSTKNPHQLFCRLTLRHINKVPEHVLRHTQGQRYQRALREYERCQKQGAEYVAACLLHRRRRREDQVDGTGPPRRGEAFWEPSSGEDGAAASDSDDSMTDLYPPEVFTRKDPGGTEHGDGTEDFLTEGEDERPRGPTETGPGGGEERRGDQEPVLKRRKRQLGSAKKFRRHHRKPKSFSNFKQSG; via the exons ATGAGCGAGCCGCCGGCCGAAGTGCTCGCCTTCCTCCGCGAACACCCGAGTCTGCGGCTGGAGCCGGGCGCCGCTAAG GTGAAATGCGCTCTCACCGGCCACGAGTTGCCCTGCCGTCTGCCCGAGCTCCAGGTCTACACCCGCGGCAAGAAGTACCGGCGGCTGGTCAGCGCCTCTCCGGCCTTCGATTACGCggagttcgagccgcacatcgTGCCCAGCACCAAGAACCC GCACCAGCTGTTCTGCAGACTCACCCTGCGGCACATCAACAAGGTCCCCGAGCATGTGCTGAGGCACACCCAGGGCCAGCGGTACCAGAGAGCTCTGCGTGAAT ATGAAAGGTGTCAGAAGCAGGGCGCGGAGTACGTGGCCGCCTGCCTCCtgcacaggaggaggaggagggaggaccaGGTGGACGGCACCGGGCCGCCTCGCCGGGGAGAAGCCTTCTGGGAACCTTCGTCCGGTGAGGACGGCGCAGCTGCAAGTGACAGTGATGACAGCATGACAGACCTGTACCCGC CCGAGGTGTTCACCAGAAAGGACCCGGGAGGGACTGAACACGGGGACGGCACTGAGGACTTTCTGACCGAGGGGGAGGACGAGAGGCCAAGGGGCCCGACAGAGACGGGCCCTGGGGGCGGAGAAGAGAGGCGAGGGGACCAGGAGCCGGTCCTCAAGCGCCGGAAG AGGCAGTTGGGCTCAGCGAAGAAGTTCAGACGTCACCACCGTAAACCCAAGAGCTTCAGCAATTTTAAACAGTCAGGTTAA
- the RPL7A gene encoding 60S ribosomal protein L7a — translation MPKGKKAKGKKVAPAPAVVKKQEAKKVVNPLFEKRPKNFGIGQDIQPKRDLTRFVKWPRYIRLQRQRAILYKRLKVPPAINQFTQALDRQTATQLLKLAHKYRPETKQEKKQRLLARAEKKAAGKGDVPTKRPPVLRAGVNTVTTLVENKKAQLVVIAHDVDPIELVVFLPALCRKMGVPYCIIKGKARLGRLVHRKTCTTVAFTQVNSEDKGALAKLVEAVRTNYNDRYDEIRRHWGGNVLGPKSVARIAKLEKAKAKELATKLG, via the exons ATG CCGAAAGGGAAGAAGGCCAAGGGGAAGAAGGTGGCCCCGGCCCCTGCTGTTGTGAAGAAGCAGGAGGCCAAGAAGGTGGTCAACCCCCTGTTTGAGAAAAGGCCCAAGAACTTTGGCATCG GACAGGACATCCAGCCCAAAAGGGACCTCACGCGCTTTGTCAAGTGGCCCCGCTACATCCGACTGCAGCGGCAAAGGGCTATTCTCTATAAACGTCTCAAAGTGCCTCCTGCGATTAACCAGTTCACCCAGGCGTTGGACCGCCAAACAG CCACTCAGCTGCTCAAGCTGGCCCACAAATACAGGCCGGAGACCAAgcaagagaagaagcagagatTGCTGGCCCGGGCTGAGAAGAAGGCTGCTGGCAAAGGGGATGTCCCCACTAAGAGGCCCCCTGTCCTTCGAGCTG GGGTTAACACTGTCACCACCTTGGTGGAAAACAAGAAGGCTCAGCTGGTGGTGATCGCACACGATGTGGATCCTATCGAG CTGGTTGTCTTCCTGCCTGCCCTGTGTCGTAAGATGGGGGTTCCCTACTGCATCATCAAGGGGAAGGCCAGGCTGGGGCGACTGGTCCACAGGAAGACCTGCACCACTGTCGCCTTCACACAGGTTAACTC GGAAGACAAAGGAGCTCTGGCTAAGCTGGTGGAAGCTGTCAGAACCAATTACAACGACAGATACGATGAG ATCCGCCGCCACTGGGGAGGCAACGTCCTGGGTCCAAAGTCGGTGGCTCGCATCGccaagctggaaaaggcaaaggctAAAGAACTGGCCACCAAACTGGGCTGA
- the LOC106988273 gene encoding surfeit locus protein 1 isoform X2, whose translation MARPPSGLEAGAARTTWAGGGARRRPGSRRLSSRKRRRGGEMAAAAVRWLGFRAARPAPAPARAVRRSVLAVPLRPGLAWSPSRCGSSAAEAPATKAEDDSFVQWFLLLIPATAFGLGTWQVQRRKWKLKLIAELESRVMAEPIPLPADPMELKNLEYRPVKVRGHFDHSKELYMMPRTMVDPAREAREAGRLSSSPESGAYVITPFRCTELGITILVNRGFVPRKKVNPDTRPKGQIEGEVDLVGMVRLTETRKPFVPENNPERNHWHYRDLEAMARLTGADPIFIDADFKSTVPGGPIGGQTRVTLRNEHMQYIITWYGLCAATSYLWFKKFLRRTSGV comes from the exons ATGGCTCGGCCGCCCTCGGGGCTGGAAGCCGGCGCCGCTCGCACCACgtgggccgggggcggggctcgGCGGCGCCCCGGAAGCAGACGCCTCTCGTCCCGGAAGCGCCGGCGGGGCGGGgagatggcggcggcggcggtgcgGTGGCTGGGGTTTCGCGCTGCGCGGCCGGCGCCG GCCCCGGCGCGCGCCGTCCGGAGGAGCGTCCTTGCGGTCCCCCTGCGCCCAG GGTTGGCCTGGAGCCCAAGCAGGTGTGGTAGTTCTGCAGCTGAAGCACCTGCCACCAAAGCGGAGGATGACTCCTTTGTCCAGTGGTTCCTGCTTCTCATTCCTGCGACTGCCTTTGGCCTGGGGACCTGGCAG GTCCAGCGTCGGAAGTGGAAGCTGAAGCTCATAGCAGAGCTCGAGTCTAGAGTTATGGCTGAGCCCATCCCTCTGCCAGCAGA CCCAATGGAACTGAAGAACCTGGAGTACAGGCCAGTGAAGGTCAGGGGGCACTTTGACCACTCCAAGGAGCTGTACATGATGCCTCGGACGATGGTGGACCCGGCCCGGGAGGCCCGGGAGGCCGGCCGCCTCTCTTCGTCGCCAGAGAGCGGGGCCTACGTCATCACCCCCTTCCGCTGCACAGAGCTGGG AATCACCATTCTGGTAAATAGAGGGTTTGTCCCCAGGAAGAAAGTGAATCCAGATACACGGCCGAAAGGCCAG ATCGAGGGAGAAGTGGACCTAGTTGGGATGGTGAGGCTGACAGAAACCAGGAAGCCCTTTGTCCCTGAGAACAATCCAGAAAGAAATCACTGGCATTACCGGGACCTGGAGGCCATGGCTAGGCTCACAGGCGCAGACCCCATTTTCATTGATGCTGACTTCA AGAGCACCGTCCCTGGGGGACCCATTGGAGGGCAAACCCGAGTCACTCTGAGGAACGAGCACATGCAATACATCATCACCTG GTATGGACTCTGTGCAGCTACGTCATACCTGTGGTTTAAGAAATTCCTACGTCGGACTTCTGGTGTGTGA